Proteins encoded by one window of Rickettsiales bacterium:
- a CDS encoding heme-binding protein, whose protein sequence is MIKITLASLIVLVSLTGCNVTGKGYEEPRYSAVKTLSQEPDIKIRRYAPMIVAEVTTSGDMKESTSSGFRPLADYIFGNNLAQESMDMTVPVSQQASEKMAMTVPVSQQQEADDQWNVRFYMSDEYTLKSLPKPNNEAVSLREIAGHDAAVLQFSGSSSASNMMEHKQLLETYLAKQNIVTDGPAVYAYYNHPFTPWFLKRNEVMLKLKQPIPE, encoded by the coding sequence ATGATCAAAATAACGTTAGCCAGCCTTATCGTGCTGGTAAGTCTGACAGGATGCAATGTGACAGGTAAGGGATATGAAGAACCACGTTACTCGGCAGTAAAAACACTCTCCCAAGAGCCGGATATTAAAATACGTCGTTATGCGCCAATGATTGTGGCAGAGGTAACGACCAGCGGTGATATGAAAGAAAGTACTAGCAGTGGGTTTCGCCCTTTAGCGGATTATATCTTCGGCAATAATCTGGCGCAAGAATCGATGGATATGACCGTGCCGGTCAGCCAGCAAGCGAGTGAAAAAATGGCAATGACCGTACCAGTAAGCCAGCAACAAGAAGCAGACGACCAATGGAATGTACGCTTTTATATGTCAGATGAGTACACGCTAAAAAGTCTTCCTAAGCCCAATAATGAAGCCGTTAGCCTGCGCGAAATTGCAGGGCATGACGCCGCCGTGCTTCAATTCTCGGGAAGTTCCAGCGCCAGCAATATGATGGAACATAAACAACTGTTGGAAACCTATTTGGCAAAGCAAAATATTGTGACGGATGGTCCTGCAGTTTATGCTTATTATAATCATCCTTTTACGCCTTGGTTTTTGAAGCGAAACGAGGTTATGCTTAAACTTAAACAACCGATTCCCGAGTGA